A genome region from Drosophila simulans strain w501 chromosome 2R, Prin_Dsim_3.1, whole genome shotgun sequence includes the following:
- the LOC6735756 gene encoding filamin-A isoform X4, with amino-acid sequence MDVKDIKGAKVTHAGLLKHNSDGTTETQKITHAGLVARSPEGTAAKGMNIRGNEDLWVEIQANTFRNWVNEHLRETGMQVHDWATDFCDGTCLCALVENLQTRPLKPSWNRRPANQHHYLENATTALKSIEADHIKLVNIGNVDIVNGNIKLILGLIWSLIVRYQIGRSKFPPRKLMLAWLQAALPDCRITNLTTDWNSGVNLAALLDYCQPGLFPHWRSLDPSQSVRNCTQAMDLAQREFGVPKVLEPEYLASPWLDELSGMTYLSYFMKPGGPGYNATMRWVNTQVKDPVKNFTTDWNDGRVMCEIIKGLGGSAPAPEKLSTDPFHYENNIRKAVDAGARLGVQPILTAKDMANPEVEHLGIMAYAAHLQWVPPRPPLSDLVSVYLESTSGRVGEPTHFRIDVMSRDISLSSVRCHVVPPSGQPGQPVRLNAHGEGVFVPERYGMHEIVVEIGEDSLGGHFFRALPRLLQVAPPGMAPCALGSLVEVLVNATGAPKTEDILVTAVSPTGISHNCPLKKIDEGHSAIFKPDEAGIWEIAITYQGRHIQGGPFTCAVFDASGVSVHGLDGAMPLRAHTFEVDARGVGVSGELHVDIVHDKHSLVCSVEKIVENKYRVTFMPRQNGKYRVYIYFNGYDVKGSPFIMRVGTKGRSGKTRSSPLHDSKHRSESPSMHFVSTTNTRHNDYRNSSLSRHNTAERTNSYSPQYSPKLDTTDYHSSSSRYYKRESEENHATPPPAPPPASGSPTVKYLNSADLYTETLNGRRDSKTSNSSSTKNDYYYDKENELYSQRRAVTKPKLTPPREERELTSTTNTSSSSSFQQRHQQLATSTLTRSLSPIPSPTLNTRSSEVHTHSPLTIKTSNQYESSTRNITSSPRHASVSPVQRYSPNSAYITTATHRMGSPLTSPVSKNGYESSRTVEKSSTYKSTSNYVTDSNIRASPSLYGTAERLRRTGSPEPRIDHSSNVRVSSMKPASARRDSWDVINKTKHMLSHNSLESLANMTEKQLNTELQYNRPDLDHETHRNTQYNKFALHKQQQQQSDYRRDSPDDAERYKPSAITVKSHSNNTYTDKSGGYTKTVKESSEHVVTESNGHGPSPGYGYSSLSRFRPIDGNATGARAIRVQDIPNGSIGRPVEFEIDGSRAGSGNLEILVNGGRVTSSVRSLGGQRFIASFTPHEHGTHTVQITFNGETVPGSPWHAEIMSSPGLTALGESTRLVPANTPAVFEILPPPGQSLSKGECVATVLTPSKSKLNARVTHEAANGAARIEFVPTEVGTHVIDASINGTKIAGGPLIAKVYDSSLIQVTEVNGGVVGQPCQFRVDASAAGEGQLEISINEGEVPNHVQVVGGGRCLVSFTPEQAKSHLIDIKFNGETVRGCPFVCAVADTSRVLLNLSNLELIPVNRPSSFHITVSGGGAAELAVSVRGPQGELPVRVTGDIHAGFTAEFTPTTVGGHSINVEYNGFAVQGTPFLAKSYDASKVVVGSVSRGTMGRPVQFTVDAGDAGEGNLEITISAKGQNIPTQVHPQGSARFSVSFVPTESCEHTINVSFNKMPVPGCPITVSISGGVAGPQVSLGGPGPVHQTNSFVINHNGGRLEDIEVNVEGRRNLLY; translated from the exons GTTCATGACTGGGCCACCGATTTCTGCGATGGCACATGTCTGTGCGCCCTTGTGGAGAACCTGCAGACGCGTCCACTGAAACCCTCGTGGAATCGCCGACCCGCCAACCAGCATCATTATTTGGAGAACGCCACCACTGCGCTGAAGTCCATCGAGGCGGACCACATCAAGCTGGTGAACATCGGCAACGTGGACATCGTGAATGGGAACATAAAGCTGATCCTGGGACTGATCTGGTCCCTCATCGTGCGCTACCAGATCGGAAGGAGCAAGTTCCCGCCGCGCAAACTGATGCTGGCCTGGCTGCAGGCCGCTCTGCCGGACTGCAGGATCACCAATCTGACCACCGATTGGAATAGTGGCGTCAATCTGGCGGCGCTCCTGGACTACTGCCAGCCGGGCTTGTTCCCGCACTGGCGGAGTCTCGATCCCAGCCAGAGTGTGCGCAACTGCACCCAGGCCATGGACTTGGCCCAGCGCGAGTTTGGAGTGCCCAAGGTTCTGGAGCCGGAGTACCTGGCCTCACCCTGGTTGGATGAGCTGTCCGGCATGACGTACCTCTCGTACTTCATGAAGCCCGGTGGTCCTGGTTACAATGCCACCATGCGATGGGTGAATACGCAGGTCAAGGACCCTGTGAAGAACTTTACG ACCGACTGGAACGATGGACGCGTTATGTGCGAAATTATTAAGGGACTGGGTGGCTCGGCGCCCGCTCCGGAAAAGCTCAGCACCGATCCCTTCCACTACGAGAACAACATTCGGAAGGCGGTGGACGCGGGCGCCCGGCTGGGCGTGCAGCCCATCCTGACGGCCAAGGACATGGCCAACCCGGAAGTGGAGCACCTGGGCATCATGGCCTACGCGGCCCACCTGCAGTGGGTGCCGCCGAGGCCTCCGCTGTCCGACCTGGTCAGCGTCTACCTGGAGAGCACATCCGGTCGGGTGGGCGAACCG ACCCACTTCCGCATCGACGTAATGTCCCGGGACATAAGCCTCAGCTCAGTACGCTGCCACGTGGTTCCTCCGTCCGGACAACCGGGACAGCCCGTGCGGCTCAATGCCCACGGCGAAGGAGTCTTTGTGCCGGAGCGCTATGGGATGCACGAGATTGTGGTGGAGATCGGCGAGGACAGCCTGGGCGGACACTTCTTCCGAGCCCTGCCGCGTTTGCTGCAGGTGGCTCCGCCGGGAATGGCGCCCTGTGCCTTGGGCAGTCTCGTCGAGGTGCTGGTCAATGCCACCGGTGCGCCCAAGACGGAGGACATCCTGGTCACGGCGGTATCGCCCACGGGCATCTCGCACAACTGCCCGCTGAAGAAGATCGACGAGGGACACAGTGCCATATTCAAGCCGGACGAGGCAGGTATCTGGGAGATAGCCATCACCTACCAGGGTCGCCACATCCAAGGAGGACCCTTCACCTGTGCCGTGTTTGATGCATCCGGAGTCTCGGTCCATGGTTTGGATGGAGCCATGCCGCTGAGGGCACACACCTTCGAAGTGGATGCACGTGGAGTGGGTGTTTCGGGCGAGTTGCACGTGGACATTGTCCACGACAAGCATTCGCTGGTCTGCTCGGTGGAGAAGATCGTGGAGAACAAGTACAGGGTGACTTTTATGCCCAGGCAGAATGGAAAGTACCGGGTGTACATCTACTTCAATGGCTACGATGTCAAAGGTTCGCCTTTCAT CATGCGTGTGGGCACCAAGGGAAGATCTGGCAAAACGCGCAGCAGTCCGCTGCACGACAGCAAGCACCGCTCGGAGAGTCCCTCGATGCACTTCGTCTCCACCACGAACACGCGGCACAATGATTACCGGAACTCCTCGCTTTCGAGGCACAACACGGCCGAGAGGACCAACAGCTACTCGCCCCAGTACTCGCCCAAGTTGGACACCACTGACTACCACAGTTCGAGTTCCAGGTACTATAAGCGGGAGAGCGAG GAGAACCATGCCACTCCGCCACCAGCTCCACCACCAGCCAGTGGTTCCCCCACGGTCAAGTACCTAAACTCCGCCGATCTGTACACGGAAACTTTGAACGGGCGACGGGATTCGAAGACCTCGAACAGCAGCTCCACGAAGAACGACTACTACTACGACAAGGAGAACGAGCTGTACAGCCAGAGGCGTGCGGTGACCAAGCCCAAGTTGACGCCACCACGCGAGGAGCGCGAGCTGACCAGCACCACCaataccagcagcagcagcagcttccaGCAGCGCCACCAGCAGCTGGCCACCAGTACCCTGACAAGATCGCTTAGTCCAATACCTAGTCCCACACTCAAT ACTCGATCAAGCGAAGTGCACACCCACAGTCCGTTGACCATCAAGACGTCCAATCAGTACGAGAGTTCCACGCGGAATATCACCAGCAGTCCGCGGCACGCCTCCGTTTCGCCCGTGCAACGTTATTCTCCCAATAGCGCCTATATCACCACGGCCACTCACCGCATGGGAAGTCCGTTGACCAGTCCCGTTAGTAAG AATGGTTACGAGTCGTCGCGTACCGTAGAAAAGTCATCGACCTACAAGTCCACCTCGAACTACGTCACCGATTCGAATATTCGTGCCAGTCCCTCGCTTTACGGAACTGCCGAGCGACTGCGTCGAACTGGATCCCCCGAGCCCCGCATCGACCACTCCTCCAATGTGAGGGTGTCCTCGATGAAGCCGGCTTCCGCCAGGCGGGACAGCTGGGACGTCATCAACAAGACGAAGCACATGCTCTCGCACAATTCGCTCGAATCGCTGGCGAACATGACCGAGAAGCAGCTGAACACGGAACTGCAATACAACCGCCCGGATTTGGACCACGAGACGCACCGGAACACCCAGTACAACAAGTTCGCCCtgcacaagcagcagcagcagcagtcggaCTATCGTCGGGATTCCCCCGATGATGCAGAGCGCTACAA ACCCAGTGCCATTACAGTCAAGTCACATTCGAACAATACCTATACGGACAAGTCCGGTGGATATACGAAAACCGTTAAGGAATCCAGCGAGCATGTGGTTACCGAGAGCAATGGACATGGCCCCTCCCCGGGCTATGGATACAGCTCCCTCTCTAGATTTCGTCCCATAGACGGCAATGCAACTGGTGCCAGGGCCATTCGAGTGCAGGATATTCCGAATGGCTCTATTGGACGGCCCGTCGAGTTCGAGATCGATGGCTCGAGGGCGGGCTCCGGCAATCTGGAGATCCTGGTCAACGGCGGGCGTGTCACCTCCTCGGTGCGCTCGCTGGGAGGTCAGAGGTTCATAGCCAGCTTTACGCCCCACGAACATGGAACGCACACGGTGCAGATCACCTTCAATGGCGAAACAGTTCCAG GTTCACCGTGGCACGCTGAAATCATGTCCTCACCCGGCCTGACCGCTCTGGGCGAATCCACTCGCCTGGTACCCGCCAATACGCCGGCGGTTTTTGAGATACTGCCGCCTCCTGGACAAAGCCTGAGTAAGGGCGAGTGCGTGGCGACGGTTTTGACTCCTAGCAAGTCAAAGCTGAACGCCAGAGTCACCCACGAGGCGGCAAATGGTGCTGCTCGCATCGAGTTCGTGCCCACCGAGGTGGGCACCCACGTGATCGATGCGTCCATCAACGGCACGAAGATCGCTGGCGGCCCGCTGATCGCCAAGGTCTACGACTCCAGCCTGATCCAGGTGACGGAGGTGAATGGCGGCGTGGTCGGCCAGCCGTGCCAGTTCCGCGTGGATGCCAGCGCCGCCGGCGAGGGCCAGCTGGAGATATCCATCAACGAGGGCGAGGTGCCCAATCATGTCCAGGTGGTGGGCGGCGGTCGCTGCCTGGTCTCCTTCACGCCGGAGCAGGCCAAGTCGCATCTGATTGACATCAAATTTAACGGAGAAACGGTGCGCGGCTGTCCCTTTGTCTGCGCCGTGGCGGACACCTCGCGAGTGCTCCTGAATCTCTCCAACCTGGAGCTAATCCCAGTCAACCGGCCCTCCTCCTTTCACATCACCGTGAGCGGAGGTGGAGCTGCCGAGCTGGCTGTCAGCGTGCGCGGTCCCCAGGGCGAGTTACCTGTCCGGGTGACCGGAGATATCCACGCTGGCTTCACGGCCGAGTTCACGCCCACCACCGTTGGCGGGCACTCGATCAACGTGGAGTACAACGGATTCGCCGTGCAGGGAACCCCCTTCCTGGCGAAGTCATACGATGCCAGCAAGGTGGTGGTGGGCAGTGTCTCGCGGGGAACCATGGGACGCCCGGTGCAGTTCACAGTGGATGCGGGCGATGCCGGTGAGGGCAACCTGGAGATCACGATTTCGGCCAAGGGACAGAACATTCCCACGCAGGTGCATCCGCAAGGCAGTGCAAG ATTTTCGGTATCGTTTGTGCCCACGGAGTCGTGCGAGCACACGATCAACGTGTCATTCAACAAAATGCCCGTTCCCGGCTGTCCGATAACGGTCAGCATcagtgggggcgtggccgggccCCAGGTGTCCCTGGGTGGCCCAGGACCCGTGCACCAGACCAATTCTTTTGTAATCAATCACAATGGCGGCCGTTTGGAGGACATCGAGGTGAACGTGGAAG GACGGCGAAATCTTTTGtactag